In Alteromonas sp. RKMC-009, the genomic stretch AAAAGCAGCAATGGCCAACTCAGTTTCAGTACCGAAAGGTACAGCCAGACCCATACCGATATCGCCGTAATAAGCGATTGGACGAATATAAGCTGATTTCAGTTCATTCTTACGAATGATATCCATGGTTGCTTCATTGATTTGGTCCAGCGTATAAGGAATCGTCATGCGGTAAATTTTCGCAGAGTCCAGCAGACGCTTGTTGTGCTCGTCCAGACGGAAGACGCAGGTTCCTTTATCTGGCGTGTTGTACGCACGGATCCCTTCAAAGACAGATGAACCGTAATGAATAGCATGCGTCATTACATGCACAGTTGCATCTTTCCAATGCTTGATTTCACCGTTAAACCAAATAAATTCTGCTGGTTGCTTAGCCATGTTAATTCCTTCCTGTAGCAGGCAGTTCGCCTGAAACCGTTAGTTCGGTACAAAATAAGTGACAAGACAAATGTCTTAAGACGAATGATACATGACCGCAGTGAAGTGCCCAATAACCTCTCCGGACTCTGCTTGCGACTGGACAGGAATATTTACACCTTTTGTAAGGTTGCAGACACACCTGTTCACGCCTGATTTCGCCTGTAGGTCGACACAGAAAAGGATAGTCCCTGAATACGGACTTGTTATGACTGGATTGTTGATAGTTCGGAATTTTATAAAGGGCCGGAACAGGCCCCCGGATCGTGGCTGGCTGACCACGAATCTGTATGATGCGAAGAAATAGCATGAAACCCATGCCATAATCAAGTATTTTGCGCCCTGAACGCCGATTTTCCGTTTAACCGGCGTGCGTGTTAAGCAATAAAAAAAGCTGAGTAAAGAAATGACAGACTGGTTTCACTGGTTAAACCTGGCGGGTGTGGCTGTTTGTGCCATTTCCGGCACTTTAATGGCTTACCAGAAAAAAATGGACGGCTTCGGAGTCGTTGTACTGGCATCGGTGACCGCGATTGGTGGCGGCACGCTGCGGGATATCATGCTCGATTTGCCGGTATTCTGGATTCAGAATACCGACTACATCTATACCACTTTAATTGCTGCGCTGGCGACCATTGCGTGGCTCAGAGTCAGCCCGCGATTTCCCTATCACTACTTATTGATCGCCGATGCGTTCGGTCTGGCGTTATTTAATGTCGTCGGCATGGAAAAG encodes the following:
- a CDS encoding trimeric intracellular cation channel family protein, with translation MTDWFHWLNLAGVAVCAISGTLMAYQKKMDGFGVVVLASVTAIGGGTLRDIMLDLPVFWIQNTDYIYTTLIAALATIAWLRVSPRFPYHYLLIADAFGLALFNVVGMEKALIHEAPMSVAIAMGTITGVFGGLLRDVICREVPLVLNGELYAITCITGGLSYALLLYSGFDQHYCPWAALLVTVVMRLCAMRWHWQLPVFKPD